In the Bacillus shivajii genome, one interval contains:
- a CDS encoding alpha-ketoacid dehydrogenase subunit beta: MPTMSYIESVTLAMKEEMERDDNVFVLGEDVGKRGGVFRATNGLYDQFGEDRVIDTPLAESAIAGVGIGAAMYGMRPIAEMQFADFIMPAVNQIVSEAAKIRYRTNNDWTCPITFRAPYGGGVHGALYHSQSVEALFANVPGLKIVMPSTPYDAKGLLKAAIRSDDPVLFFEHKRAYRLIKGEVPQDDYTLPIGKADVKREGDDITVITYGLCVHFAMQAAENLAKEGYNAHILDLRTVYPLDKEAIIEAARKTGKVLLLTEDNKEGSIMSEVSAIISEHCLFDLDAPVKRVAGPDVPAMPYAPPMEKYFMVNPDKVEEAMKELAEF; this comes from the coding sequence ATGCCAACAATGTCTTATATTGAATCAGTAACATTAGCTATGAAAGAAGAAATGGAACGTGATGATAACGTATTTGTCTTAGGAGAAGACGTAGGTAAACGTGGAGGAGTATTCCGTGCAACGAACGGATTATATGATCAATTTGGTGAAGATCGCGTGATCGATACGCCATTAGCTGAATCTGCCATTGCAGGTGTCGGTATTGGTGCTGCAATGTATGGAATGAGACCAATTGCAGAAATGCAATTTGCTGACTTTATTATGCCAGCTGTCAACCAAATTGTTTCTGAAGCTGCAAAAATCCGTTATCGTACAAATAATGACTGGACTTGTCCAATTACATTCCGTGCTCCATACGGTGGTGGTGTACACGGTGCGTTATACCATTCACAATCAGTGGAAGCATTATTTGCAAATGTACCCGGGTTAAAAATTGTTATGCCTTCTACGCCATATGATGCAAAAGGGTTATTAAAGGCGGCAATCCGTAGTGACGATCCGGTTTTATTCTTTGAACATAAACGTGCGTATCGTCTTATTAAAGGTGAAGTACCACAAGACGATTACACATTACCGATCGGTAAAGCTGATGTAAAACGTGAAGGAGATGACATTACAGTCATCACATACGGATTATGTGTTCACTTTGCGATGCAAGCAGCTGAAAACTTAGCAAAAGAAGGATACAATGCTCACATCCTTGACTTAAGAACGGTTTATCCTTTAGATAAAGAAGCAATCATTGAAGCTGCAAGAAAAACAGGGAAAGTCCTTCTATTAACGGAAGATAACAAAGAAGGAAGCATTATGAGTGAAGTGTCTGCCATCATCTCTGAACACTGCTTATTTGACTTAGATGCTCCTGTTAAGCGAGTTGCAGGACCAGATGTGCCGGCAATGCCTTATGCTCCACCAATGGAGAAATACTTCATGGTTAACCCTGATAAAGTTGAAGAAGCAATGAAAGAATTAGCAGAATTTTAA
- a CDS encoding dihydrolipoamide acetyltransferase family protein, producing MATKITMPQLGESVTEGTITKWLVQPGDKVNKYDPLAEVMTDKVNAEVPSSYEGTIKELIAEEDQTIAVGEVILTMDVEGEVSEEEPAQEDGPSEAEEAQPSAPQQSKPSAPKKDSANKGRFSPAVLRLAQENDIDLDQVEGSGRGGRITRKDVLAIVESGNIPKKPAAQEAPAAKEEPQTAQQPAKPQAPAQPKGTPTTTPQGRAEEIPVSGVRKAIANNMVKSKHEAPHAWMMVEVDVTDLVKYRNKVKDEFFANEGMKLTFLPFFVKATVDALKKYPEINSMWAGDKIVRYKDVHMSMAVATETDLFVPVIKHADEKTVKGLAREINDLAKKVRNNSLSSADMQGGTFTINNTGSFGSIQSTPIINHPQAAILSVESIVKRPVVLENDAIAVRHMVNLCMSLDHRVLDGLICGKFMSHIKNSLENMNENTISLY from the coding sequence ATGGCTACGAAAATCACAATGCCTCAGTTAGGTGAAAGTGTAACTGAGGGTACGATTACAAAATGGCTTGTTCAGCCAGGAGATAAAGTGAACAAATATGACCCTCTAGCAGAGGTTATGACAGATAAGGTTAATGCAGAAGTCCCTTCATCTTATGAAGGTACGATTAAAGAACTGATTGCTGAAGAGGATCAAACGATCGCTGTAGGTGAAGTTATTTTAACAATGGACGTTGAAGGTGAGGTTTCTGAAGAAGAACCAGCACAGGAAGACGGACCATCAGAGGCAGAGGAAGCACAGCCTTCTGCTCCACAGCAATCAAAACCATCAGCACCGAAGAAAGATTCAGCAAATAAAGGACGCTTCTCACCAGCTGTTTTACGTCTTGCTCAAGAAAATGATATTGACCTAGACCAAGTTGAAGGAAGCGGTCGTGGTGGACGTATTACACGTAAAGATGTTTTAGCAATTGTTGAGAGTGGAAACATTCCGAAGAAACCTGCTGCACAAGAAGCACCTGCAGCTAAAGAAGAGCCGCAAACTGCTCAACAACCAGCGAAGCCACAGGCCCCAGCACAACCAAAGGGGACGCCGACAACAACTCCGCAAGGAAGAGCTGAAGAAATTCCAGTTAGCGGTGTGAGAAAAGCAATTGCAAATAACATGGTTAAGTCGAAACATGAAGCACCACATGCATGGATGATGGTAGAAGTAGACGTAACTGACCTTGTTAAATACCGTAACAAAGTAAAAGACGAGTTCTTTGCAAATGAAGGCATGAAATTAACATTCTTACCTTTCTTTGTAAAAGCAACAGTCGATGCATTGAAGAAATACCCAGAAATTAACTCGATGTGGGCTGGAGATAAGATTGTTCGTTATAAAGACGTTCATATGTCAATGGCAGTAGCAACAGAAACAGATCTTTTCGTCCCAGTTATTAAGCATGCTGATGAGAAAACAGTAAAAGGGTTAGCGCGTGAAATTAACGACTTAGCGAAAAAAGTACGTAATAATTCACTATCTTCAGCAGACATGCAGGGCGGAACGTTTACGATTAATAACACGGGTTCTTTCGGATCTATTCAATCAACACCAATTATTAATCACCCACAAGCAGCAATTCTTTCTGTTGAATCAATTGTAAAGCGACCAGTCGTATTGGAAAATGATGCGATTGCAGTAAGACATATGGTAAACTTATGTATGTCTCTTGACCATCGTGTTCTTGACGGGCTTATTTGTGGTAAGTTTATGTCCCACATTAAAAATAGCTTAGAGAACATGAACGAAAATACCATTTCTCTATATTAA
- a CDS encoding BrxA/BrxB family bacilliredoxin, which yields MDFQLFMNDVVQTARKEMVEGGYQELTTPEEVDAVLSKSGTSFVMINSVCGCAGGIARPSAQYMKNYEVQADNYVTVFAGQDREATAQARTYFEGYEPSSPSFALVKDGKIQTMIERHEIEGYEPIEVVQKLERAFDEYFKK from the coding sequence ATGGATTTTCAATTATTTATGAATGATGTCGTGCAGACAGCGCGTAAAGAAATGGTTGAAGGTGGTTATCAAGAACTTACAACTCCAGAAGAAGTGGATGCTGTGTTAAGTAAGTCAGGAACCAGTTTTGTTATGATTAATTCAGTTTGTGGTTGTGCAGGTGGAATTGCAAGACCTTCTGCGCAATATATGAAAAATTATGAAGTTCAAGCTGACAACTACGTAACGGTATTTGCAGGACAAGACCGTGAAGCAACAGCACAAGCTAGAACATATTTCGAGGGCTATGAACCATCATCTCCTTCATTTGCTCTAGTAAAAGATGGGAAAATCCAAACGATGATAGAGCGTCACGAAATTGAAGGTTATGAACCAATCGAAGTTGTTCAAAAACTAGAACGTGCTTTCGACGAATATTTCAAAAAGTAA